The Aspergillus flavus chromosome 2, complete sequence region TGAGTTGTAACGTAGCATTTTTCAAACCACAATTGATTGGAAAGCGGGGTTAGTATAACGAGAAAAACAAGGCAATTAAAGGTTTTAGCTTGATGTGGAATAGTGCTAACTAGTACATTTACCTATATAGGGTAGCGTAGGGCACGTACTGATACGAGATTGGGTTACTTGAGAGTAACATGGAGTGAGTGGGGTTTGATATTACCTGTTTATGCTGCATGTTAATTTTATGCTGGACAGTGTTGTAGGTGCGTGCAATCCAAATCTTCATATTTTCGGCTGTGTTTATTTTCTCTGCTAATCTGCCAAAAAATTGTACATTAAACCTCATGATTCACCCTTCTTATGGTTACCCGAATCATCCAATAGCTCGCTACTATCATCCAACTCGGACCATTTCGGCTTTCCATCTGGAATCTCGACAGCTCGTCGGCTGTAGAAAATATGGCACCTACAAAGCTGGTTAGTATAAGACCATTCCGAAATTAAACAAGAAATGTTAAAACTCACTCTACTTCGAATGCTTTAATCcacttctctcttttctcatGCGTCTCCCCATAATCAATAGACGCAGGAAATAGAAGACAAACGTTGCGTCCCTCATCCATAATCGGAGTCCGACAGAACGAACACGACACTTTCGTCGGATTCATATACTCTCTCGACTTCTCCGTCGAGGAATAGAAGGCTAAGCCATCAGCACCTTTGGTGAAAGTTATGTCGGACTTGTGGAATATAGTGGCCCATTGGAACGGGGCACCTTTTATGTTCGTTAGTATCTTCTGATTCAATGCTCCAAATACATCGCCGCCGAAGAATAAAGCACTCTTATTCTGTCCAATCACGTACCGTGCAATACTTGACATCCCCGACAATGGCAGTACTTTGACTTTAATGGCTTCTCTCGATTTATTTTGTACTCTACCTGTCCGCATTGGCACCTTCCGGTCCACTTAACGGGACCGAATTCTTCGTCTGTTTGGACCTTGTATGGCGGGCGATGCTTCCAGCTGGCTTCGTCGGTAGTACCGGAGATGGGGTTCGGAAAGGGATCACCCCCAGTCGGCATATCTTCTGCCATTCTTGGGTACTTAAACTGAATTTGCGATAGTTTGAGACAGAGTGATTTATGATTCTAAAAAGAGAGCTCCGAGATCTTTGCTGGCCGGCGCGAATGATAGAGGTCACGAAAGGCCGGCGGATTACAGGAATACAAGCTGCAGGA contains the following coding sequences:
- a CDS encoding Mss4-like protein, whose translation is MAEDMPTGGDPFPNPISGTTDEASWKHRPPYKVQTDEEFGPVKWTGRCQCGQVEYKINREKPLKSKYCHCRGCQVLHGAPFQWATIFHKSDITFTKGADGLAFYSSTEKSREYMNPTKVSCSFCRTPIMDEGRNVCLLFPASIDYGETHEKREKWIKAFEVECHIFYSRRAVEIPDGKPKWSELDDSSELLDDSGNHKKGES